From Caretta caretta isolate rCarCar2 chromosome 14, rCarCar1.hap1, whole genome shotgun sequence, the proteins below share one genomic window:
- the LOC142069139 gene encoding C-type lectin domain family 2 member B-like: MCPTCYMDQTENGEDTAKALTNPAGSQTKTRPDKSNFWLCRILWKYYRLVTVLFILFLIIAIIVLAVVRSRPCPNHAATTCPVNWIGFQGRTYQWKCYYFSKIDGDWNSSQNNCSSLSASLATVDTLEEKDFMLRYKGRLETWIGLTREEDKPWKWVNGTPFNDLFPIRGGGECAYLNDEQGISSSRCSTGRRWVCSRPT, from the exons ATGTGCCCCACTTGCTACATGGATCAAACAGAGAATGGAGAAGACACAGCCAAAGCTCTTACTAACCCTGCAGGCTCACAGACAAAAACCAGACCAG ataaaTCTAACTTCTGGCTTTGCCGTATCCTCTGGAAATATTATAGGCTAGTCACGGTCCTGTTTATACTTTTTCTCATTATTGCTATTATTGTTTTGGCAG TGGTTAGAAGTAGGCCCTGCCCAAATCATGCCGCTACCACATGTCCAGTCAATTGGATCGGGTTTCAAGGGAGAACATACCAATGGAAATGCTACTATTTCTCAAAAATCGATGGGGATTGGAATTCCAGCCAGAACAACTGCTCTTCGCTCAGTGCCTCCCTGGCTACAGTTGACACCCTGGAGGAAAAG GATTTTATGCTGCGCTATAAGGGACGCTTAGAAACCTGGATTGGCCTTACCAGGGAAGAAGACAAGCCCTGGAAATGGGTAAATGGCACTCCGTTCAACGACCT GTTTCCCATAAGGGGAGGAGGTGAATGCGCATATCTGAACGACGAACAAGGTATCAGCAGCTCAAGATGCAGCACCGGGAGGCGCTGGGTCTGCAGCAGGCCAACCTGA